Proteins from a genomic interval of Apteryx mantelli isolate bAptMan1 chromosome 5, bAptMan1.hap1, whole genome shotgun sequence:
- the RUFY3 gene encoding protein RUFY3 isoform X2, which produces MANERMNLMNMAKLSIKGLIESALNLGRTLDSDYAPLQQFFVVMEHCLKHGLKAKKTFLGQNKSFWGPLELVEKLVPEAAEITASVKDLPGLKTPVGRGRAWLRLALMQKKLSEYMKALINRKDLLSEFYEPNALMMEEEGAIIAGLLVGLNVIDANFCMKGEDLDSQVGVIDFSMYLKDGNSTKGNEGDGQITAILDQKNYVEELNRHLSATVNNLQAKVDALEKSNTKLTEELAVANNRIITLQEEMERVKEESSYILESNRKVTKDRTADGHALTEARKQLKEETQLRLDVEKELEVQIGMRQEMELAMKMLEKDVCEKQDALVALRQQLDDLRALKHELSFKLQSSDMGAKQKSELNSRLEEKTNQMAATIKQLEQRLRQAEKDRQLAEQDNRLFKQEFGDKINSLQLEVEELFRQRSHLELELKRERDRWSHSHQSSQENKKGCPKNWSRADGKLKIQEENAKQKQLPREENSVLPHKLQSGLQEEQEQLSTPGNAQLCQLCQEESSRSKKKNVCKNCGGIFCEACSANELPLPSSINPEHVCNPCHKQLIRQYSTSPL; this is translated from the exons ATGGCTAATGAACGCATGAACCTGATGAACATGGCAAAACTGAGTATAAAGGGGTTGATTGAATCAGCACTTAATCTAGGCAGAACACTGGACTCTGACTATGCACCTCTTCAGCAGTTCTTCGTTGTGATGGAGCATTGCCTTAAACATGGCTTGAAAG ccAAAAAAACTTTTCTTGGGCAAAATAAGTCATTTTGGGGACCACTGGAACTGGTAGAAAAGCTTGTTCCTGAAGCTGCAGAGATCACAGCAAGTGTTAAGGATCTCCCAGGGCTGAa GACACCTGTTGGTAGAGGAAGAGCTTGGCTTCGCCTGGCTCTAATGCAGAAGAAACTTTCAGAATACATGAAAGCCTTGATTAACAGAAAGGATCTTCTCAG TGAATTTTATGAGCCTAATGCACTCATGATGGAAGAAGAAGGTGCTATTATTGCTGGCCTCCTAGTAGGGTTGAATGTCATCGATGCGAACTTTTGCATGAAAGGCGAAGACCTGGATTCACAG GTTGGAGTTATCGATTTTTCAATGTATTTGAAAGATGGGAACAGCACAAAAGGCAATGAGGG agatggTCAGATAACTGCTATTTTGGACCAGAAGAACTATGTAGAAGAACTCAATAGACACTTAAG TGCTACAGTAAACAACCTACAAGCAAAGGTGGATGCCTTAGAAAAATCCAACACTAAATTGACCGAGGAG CTTGCTGTCGCAAACAACAGGATTATTACACTGCAGGAAGAGATGGAACGGGTTAAAGAAGAAAGTTCTTACATCTTGGAGTCCAATCGTAAG GTCACTAAAGACAGAACTGCAGATGGACATGCACTTACTGAGGCACGAAAACAGTTAAAGGAGGAGACTCAACTGCGGCTG GatgtggagaaagagctggagGTGCAGATTGGGATGAGACAGGAGATGGAGTTAGCCATGAAGATGCTGGAGAAAGATGTTTGCGAGAAGCAAGATGCGCTGGTGGCACTCAGACAGCAACTGGATGATCTCAGGGCCCTAAAGCACGAACTGTCTTTCAAGCTGCAG AGTTCAGACATGGGAGCAAAACAGAAGAGCGAATTAAACAGCCgtttggaagaaaaaacaaatcagatGGCTGCTACCATCAAACAGCTTGAACAAAG ATTGCGACAGGCAGAGAAGGACCGTCAGTTGGCTGAGCAGGACAACCGTCTCTTCAAGCAGGAGTTCGGGGACAAAATCAACAGCCTGCAGCTGGAAGTGGAAGAGCTCTTCAGGCAGCG GAGCCACCTTGAACTAGAACTGAAGCGGGAAAGAGACAGATGGTCACACAGTCACCAAAGTagccaagaaaacaaaaaaggctgCCCGAAGAATTGGTCAAGAGCG GATGGAAAGCTCAAAATCCAGGAAGAAAATGCTAAACAGAAACAGCTACCAAGAGAGGAAAACAGTGTCCTGCCACACAA GTTACAGAGTGGCTTGCAGGAAGAGCAG GAGCAGCTGTCAACACCTGGAAATGCCCAGCTCTGCCAACTCTGCCAGGAAGAAAGCAGCCGAAGCAAAAAAAAG AATGTCTGCAAGAACTGCGGCGGTATCTTCTGTGAAGCTTGTTCAGCCAATGAACTGCCCCTCCCATCTAGCATTAACCCTGAGCATGTCTGCAACCCGTGTCACAAGCAACTCATCCGGCAGTATTCGACCAGCCCCTTGTAG
- the RUFY3 gene encoding protein RUFY3 isoform X1 — MSALTPQSDMPTPTTDKITQAAMETIYLCKFRVSMDGEWLCLRELDDISLTPDPEPTHEDPNYLMANERMNLMNMAKLSIKGLIESALNLGRTLDSDYAPLQQFFVVMEHCLKHGLKAKKTFLGQNKSFWGPLELVEKLVPEAAEITASVKDLPGLKTPVGRGRAWLRLALMQKKLSEYMKALINRKDLLSEFYEPNALMMEEEGAIIAGLLVGLNVIDANFCMKGEDLDSQVGVIDFSMYLKDGNSTKGNEGDGQITAILDQKNYVEELNRHLSATVNNLQAKVDALEKSNTKLTEELAVANNRIITLQEEMERVKEESSYILESNRKVTKDRTADGHALTEARKQLKEETQLRLDVEKELEVQIGMRQEMELAMKMLEKDVCEKQDALVALRQQLDDLRALKHELSFKLQSSDMGAKQKSELNSRLEEKTNQMAATIKQLEQRLRQAEKDRQLAEQDNRLFKQEFGDKINSLQLEVEELFRQRSHLELELKRERDRWSHSHQSSQENKKGCPKNWSRADGKLKIQEENAKQKQLPREENSVLPHKLQSGLQEEQEQLSTPGNAQLCQLCQEESSRSKKKNVCKNCGGIFCEACSANELPLPSSINPEHVCNPCHKQLIRQYSTSPL; from the exons ATCCGAACTATCTCATGGCTAATGAACGCATGAACCTGATGAACATGGCAAAACTGAGTATAAAGGGGTTGATTGAATCAGCACTTAATCTAGGCAGAACACTGGACTCTGACTATGCACCTCTTCAGCAGTTCTTCGTTGTGATGGAGCATTGCCTTAAACATGGCTTGAAAG ccAAAAAAACTTTTCTTGGGCAAAATAAGTCATTTTGGGGACCACTGGAACTGGTAGAAAAGCTTGTTCCTGAAGCTGCAGAGATCACAGCAAGTGTTAAGGATCTCCCAGGGCTGAa GACACCTGTTGGTAGAGGAAGAGCTTGGCTTCGCCTGGCTCTAATGCAGAAGAAACTTTCAGAATACATGAAAGCCTTGATTAACAGAAAGGATCTTCTCAG TGAATTTTATGAGCCTAATGCACTCATGATGGAAGAAGAAGGTGCTATTATTGCTGGCCTCCTAGTAGGGTTGAATGTCATCGATGCGAACTTTTGCATGAAAGGCGAAGACCTGGATTCACAG GTTGGAGTTATCGATTTTTCAATGTATTTGAAAGATGGGAACAGCACAAAAGGCAATGAGGG agatggTCAGATAACTGCTATTTTGGACCAGAAGAACTATGTAGAAGAACTCAATAGACACTTAAG TGCTACAGTAAACAACCTACAAGCAAAGGTGGATGCCTTAGAAAAATCCAACACTAAATTGACCGAGGAG CTTGCTGTCGCAAACAACAGGATTATTACACTGCAGGAAGAGATGGAACGGGTTAAAGAAGAAAGTTCTTACATCTTGGAGTCCAATCGTAAG GTCACTAAAGACAGAACTGCAGATGGACATGCACTTACTGAGGCACGAAAACAGTTAAAGGAGGAGACTCAACTGCGGCTG GatgtggagaaagagctggagGTGCAGATTGGGATGAGACAGGAGATGGAGTTAGCCATGAAGATGCTGGAGAAAGATGTTTGCGAGAAGCAAGATGCGCTGGTGGCACTCAGACAGCAACTGGATGATCTCAGGGCCCTAAAGCACGAACTGTCTTTCAAGCTGCAG AGTTCAGACATGGGAGCAAAACAGAAGAGCGAATTAAACAGCCgtttggaagaaaaaacaaatcagatGGCTGCTACCATCAAACAGCTTGAACAAAG ATTGCGACAGGCAGAGAAGGACCGTCAGTTGGCTGAGCAGGACAACCGTCTCTTCAAGCAGGAGTTCGGGGACAAAATCAACAGCCTGCAGCTGGAAGTGGAAGAGCTCTTCAGGCAGCG GAGCCACCTTGAACTAGAACTGAAGCGGGAAAGAGACAGATGGTCACACAGTCACCAAAGTagccaagaaaacaaaaaaggctgCCCGAAGAATTGGTCAAGAGCG GATGGAAAGCTCAAAATCCAGGAAGAAAATGCTAAACAGAAACAGCTACCAAGAGAGGAAAACAGTGTCCTGCCACACAA GTTACAGAGTGGCTTGCAGGAAGAGCAG GAGCAGCTGTCAACACCTGGAAATGCCCAGCTCTGCCAACTCTGCCAGGAAGAAAGCAGCCGAAGCAAAAAAAAG AATGTCTGCAAGAACTGCGGCGGTATCTTCTGTGAAGCTTGTTCAGCCAATGAACTGCCCCTCCCATCTAGCATTAACCCTGAGCATGTCTGCAACCCGTGTCACAAGCAACTCATCCGGCAGTATTCGACCAGCCCCTTGTAG